From a single Panicum virgatum strain AP13 unplaced genomic scaffold, P.virgatum_v5 scaffold_4119, whole genome shotgun sequence genomic region:
- the LOC120694196 gene encoding uncharacterized protein LOC120694196 gives MAVNKLPFVAVAMLLLVVHCEIGQGLPLRHTTAALGLGTKKLSGGSPAAAVEATSDKSAEDEKFAALIPFIARFVALHFSGLVLSHPCVGRVADQCGWNVSVTCVKKAVSKC, from the exons ATGGCAGTTAATAAGCTCCCTTTCGTAGCTGTGGCGATGCTCTTGCTCGTCGTGCACTGCGAGATTGGCCAGGGACTGCCGCTGAGGCACACCACTGCAGCTCTTGGTCTGGGTACCAAGAAATTGTCCGGAGgatcgcctgctgctgctgtcgaagCTACCTCTG ATAAATCTGCGGAAGATGAGAAGTTTGCTGCGCTCATCCCATTCATAGCACGATTTGTGGCGCTACACTTCTCAGGCTTGGTCCTGTCGCACCCCTGTGTCGGTCGCGTTGCCGACCAATGTGGCTGGAATGTTTCTGTGACATGCGTCAAGAAGGCTGTCTCCAAATGCTGA